Proteins co-encoded in one Quercus robur chromosome 8, dhQueRobu3.1, whole genome shotgun sequence genomic window:
- the LOC126695524 gene encoding putative pentatricopeptide repeat-containing protein At5g65820: MQRVFSKTTTFFTKHTTLFNKHIQYTHFLLLHTTSNVETHIDKIPQTHPSQSQTQSINNNNNNNFLSDNTRTGFGLVRLQTAPDDDQTLYNHSHDEFAGDVEKVYRVLKKFHSRVPKLELALQQSGVVMRSGLTERVLDRCGDAGNLGYSFFIWASKQPGYRHSYEVYKSMIKILGKMRQFGAVWALIEEMRRDNPQLISPQLFVVLMRRFASDRMVKKAIQVLDEMPKYGCEPDEYVFGCLLDALCKNGSVKEAALLFEDMRVRFTPTLKHFTSLLYGWCKEGQLIEAKFVLVQMREAGFEPDIVVYNNLLSGYAQLGKMTDAFDLLKEMRRKGCEPNATSYTILIQALCARKRMEEAMRVFVEMQRNGCEADVVTYTTMISGFCKWGKIDKGYELLDSMIQQGLTPNQTTYMHIMLAHEKKEQLEECMELMEEMQKIGCIPDLSIYNTVIRLACKLGEVKEGVRLWNKMEGSGLSPGLDTFIIMIHGFIGQDCLVEACEHFKEMVGRGLLSARHYGTLKEFLNSLLRAEKLEMAKDLWSCIASKGPEPNVFAWTIWIHALFKNGHVKEACSYCLEMMDADVMPQADTFAKLIRGLRKLYNREIAAEITEKVRKMAADRQITFKMYKRRGERDLKEKAKEKKDGRKRRARRRQWGGGHNRAKL, translated from the coding sequence ATGCAGAGAGTGTTTTCAAAAACCACGACTTTCTTCACTAAACACACCACTTTGTTCAACAAACACATACAATACACTCATTTCCTCCTTCTTCACACAACTTCAAATGTCGAAACCCATATAGACAAAATCCCTCAAACCCATCCCTCTCAGTCTCAGACTCAGagcatcaacaacaacaacaacaacaactttctATCAGACAATACAAGAACTGGGTTTGGGCTAGTTCGCCTTCAAACTGCCCCAGATGATGATCAAACCCTTTACAATCACAGCCACGACGAGTTTGCTGGTGATGTCGAAAAGGTATACAGAGTTTTAAAGAAATTCCACTCAAGGGTTCCCAAATTGGAACTCGCTTTGCAACAATCTGGTGTTGTTATGCGTTCTGGTTTAACCGAACGTGTATTGGATCGCTGCGGCGATGCCGGGAACTTGGggtacagttttttcatttGGGCTTCCAAACAACCCGGTTATAGGCATAGCTATGAGGTTTACAAATCTATGATTAAGATTTTAGGGAAAATGAGGCAATTTGGTGCTGTTTGGGCACTGATTGAAGAGATGAGGAGGGATAATCCCCAGTTGATATCCCCACAACTGTTTGTTGTTCTGATGAGACGCTTCGCCTCAGATAGAATGGTTAAGAAAGCCATTCAAGTATTGGATGAGATGCCAAAGTATGGTTGTGAGCCTGACGAGTATGTGTTTGGGTGTTTGTTAGATGCTTTGTGTAAGAATGGTAGTGTTAAGGAAGCTGCATTGTTATTTGAGGATATGAGGGTTCGGTTTACACCTACGCTTAAGCATTTTACATCGTTGTTGTATGGTTGGTGTAAGGAAGGGCAGCTTATAGAAGCCAAGTTTGTGTTGGTGCAGATGAGGGAGGCAGGGTTTGAGCCCGACATTGTGGTTTATAACAATTTGCTTAGTGGGTATGCTCAGTTAGGGAAGATGACTGATGCCTTTGATCTTTTGAAGGAGATGAGGAGGAAAGGCTGTGAGCCGAATGCAACTTCGTATACTATTTTGATTCAGGCACTTTGTGCGAGGAAGAGAATGGAAGAGGCAATGCGGGTTTTCGTTGAGATGCAGAGAAATGGCTGTGAAGCTGATGTTGTGACCTACACTACAATGATAAGTGGTTTTTGCAAGTGGGGGAAGATTGATAAAGGTTATGAGCTTTTGGATTCTATGATACAGCAAGGACTTACTCCGAATCAGACGACTTATATGCACATTATGTTGGCTCATGAGAAGAAGGAACAGCTAGAAGAGTGTATGGAACTCATGGAGGAGATGCAGAAGATTGGTTGCATTCCTGATCTTAGTATTTACAATACGGTGATTAGGTTAGCTTGCAAGTTGGGAGAGGTTAAGGAAGGCGTTCGGCTTTGGAACAAAATGGAGGGAAGTGGACTTAGTCCAGGGCTAGATACCTTTATCATAATGATTCATGGGTTTATTGGGCAAGATTGTCTGGTTGAAGCTTGTGAGCACTTCAAAGAAATGGTTGGGAGAGGTCTTCTATCTGCTCGTCATTATGGTACCTTGAAGGAGTTCCTGAATTCTCTATTAAGAGCTGAGAAGCTTGAGATGGCTAAAGATTTATGGAGTTGCATCGCTAGTAAAGGTCCTGAGCCtaatgtgtttgcatggacaaTTTGGATTCACGCGCTCTTTAAGAATGGGCATGTGAAGGAGGCTTGTTCATACTGTCTGGAAATGATGGATGCAGATGTAATGCCACAGGCAGATACCTTTGCTAAACTCATACGTGGTTTAAGGAAACTTTATAACAGAGAGATTGCAGCTGAGATAACAGAGAAGGTTCGGAAGATGGCTGCAGATAGACAGATCACTTTCAAGATGTATAAACGGCGAGGAGAGAGGGACTTGAAAGAAAAAGCCAAGGAGAAAAAAGATGGGAGGAAAAGGAGGGCTCGTCGACGCCAGTGGGGTGGAGGGCATAATAGAGCTAAACTTTAG